The proteins below are encoded in one region of Lactuca sativa cultivar Salinas chromosome 3, Lsat_Salinas_v11, whole genome shotgun sequence:
- the LOC111904292 gene encoding probable receptor-like protein kinase At2g39360: MDFRNLIVFIWLTGSIIKTVSSQSASTQCPLEFKSLTTSQNCEEGTWDDFLKDKCCKSPFNSYLDALAIRANETGKIYLNSTEQTSCLKKMKENVTTDVFTCGIDKLTAGINGCAAFSVHDVSNRLRDEVLGLSKGCGSIIGVGGYWNQSCGECVKSWEDIKGVISGDSDDDLCRFAVLTTLTGSRIDDLIWKENVYRCLGGQVISNDTNQNKGRKKNSTDSTIIGLLSGISALVVICVYIMARRWHSMHAGAKDDGMKRDLPKKSRYLKVPIKEILYATNNLDQSNYIGEGTAGKVYRGILSNKQHVAVKHIIDDGFMETFLREVRNLALVRHPNLVALLGYCDNEDECFLIYELCTNGNLSEWLFGKNKVLSWIQRLEIAIDCARGLWFLHTYSEGCIVHRDIKPTNILLGPNYEAKLSDFGLSKVIDIGKTYASSEVRGTFGYVDPEYQTDSQVNSAGDVYSFGIVLLQILSGRRVINMNASKPMPLEKMAKSLTKGGSIVGFADPKLEGKYSAEAFELTFQLALSCTGHKKERPSMGQVVERLEETHEISISVMDLNLHKT, encoded by the exons ATGGATTTTCGGAACCTAATCGTGTTTATTTGGTTAACTGGTTCGATTATCAAAACGGTGTCGTCTCAATCCGCTTCAACTCAATGCCCTCTCGAATTCAAAAGCCTAACAACCTCACAAAATTGCGAAGAAGGAACGTGGGATGATTTTTTGAAAGATAAATGCTGTAAATCACCGTTTAATTCCTACCTCGATGCACTCGCTATACGTGCAAATGAAACAGGAAAAATCTACCTAAATTCAACTGAAcagacgagttgcttgaagaagatgaaggaaaACGTAACAACAGATGTGTTTACCTGTGGAATCGATAAGCTTACTGCCGGAATCAATGGCTGTGCGGCGTTTTCCGTTCACGATGTATCGAATCGGCTTCGTGATGAGGTTTTGGGTTTATCGAAGGGTTGTGGGTCGATTATTGGTGTTGGGGGTTATTGGAATCAGTCGTGTGGAGAGTGTGTGAAGAGTTGGGAAGACATTAAAGGGGTGATTTCGGGAGATAGTGACGATGATTTGTGCAGGTTCGCTGTGTTGACTACGTTGACCGGAAGTCGGATTGATGACTTGATTTGGAAGGAAAACGTCTACAGGTGCCTTGGGGGACAAGTTATTAGTAATG ATACTAACCAAAACAAAGGAAGAAAGAAGAACTCAACAG ATTCTACAATAATCGGATTGTTGTCGGGAATTTCAGCTTTAGTGGTTATTTGTGTATATATTATGGCAAGAAGATGGCATTCAATGCATGCGGGAGCAAAAGACGATG GCATGAAGCGTGATTTACCAAAAAAGTCTCGATATCTTAAAGTTCCGATTAAGGAAATTCTTTATGCTACAAACAACTTGGACCAATCAAATTATATTGGTGAAGGAACAGCAG GCAAGGTGTACAGGGGCATATTGTCAAATAAACAACATGTTGCAGTCAAACATATCATCGACGATGGATTTATGGAAACTTTTCTAAGGGAAGTTAGAAATCTTGCACTTGTTAGACATCCGAATCTTGTGGCATTGCTAGGGTATTGTGACAACGAAGATGAATGCTTCCTTATTTACGAACTATGTACAAATGGGAATCTTTCAGAGTGGCTTTTTG GAAAAAACAAAGTACTTTCATGGATTCAAAGACTTGAAATTGCTATAGATTGTGCTCGAGGACTTTGGTTTCTCCACACATATTCAGAAGGTTGCATTGTTCATCGTGACATTAAG CCGACAAATATACTCCTAGGCCCGAACTATGAGGCCAAACTTTCTGATTTTGGGTTGTCGAAGGTTATTGACATTGGGAAAACATATGCGAGTTCAGAGGTCAGAGGAACATTCGGTTATGTTGATCCAGAGTACCAAACTGACTCTCAAGTAAATTCAGCAGGTGATGTCTACAGTTTTGGAATCGTGCTTTTACAAATTCTTTCGGGAAGAAGAGTTATAAACATGAATGCAAGTAAACCAATGCCATTGGAGAAGATG GCAAAATCACTTACAAAAGGTGGAAGCATTGTGGGATTTGCTGACCCAAAGCTTGAGGGGAAATACTCTGCAGAGGCATTTGAACTTACGTTTCAGCTAGCTTTGTCATGTACAGGACACAAAAAAGAACGACCATCCATGGGACAAGTGGTTGAGAGATTGGAAGAGACACATGAGATATCAATTAGTGTCATGGATTTAAACCTTCATAAGACGTAA